One window of Nocardia nova SH22a genomic DNA carries:
- a CDS encoding NAD(P)-dependent oxidoreductase has product MSVRPLIPRAHDGGRPSGDCLPFIHVVQQQFSPADGSDHHERRHGDPRLGNPGRSRIAPGAGQWNRRRAAPVHRGTETREAAVHIAVLGMGQMGRALARRLLRGGHRVTVWNRTKGRVGQLESAGAVEAATVAEAVSGADAVITMLADDVAVTSVAFGELQSALAADTPYLDCSTVSPALGAALADAFGARFLSVPIVGAPAAVEAGKAVLLAGGEAALIDRLAPLLGDLSDRIRRYDSAAHALTAKVTTNFLLLSGVAALAEAFAVGRSGGLGDEQLRELLAEAPVVAPALANRFDAVLTASPQGWWTTVLGAKDAGLALDIAAAAEVELPVAETVRGRYERAAHRNPDADISAVAALYRGRTGPSS; this is encoded by the coding sequence GTGTCTGTACGGCCGCTGATACCACGGGCGCACGACGGCGGCAGGCCATCCGGCGACTGCCTTCCGTTCATACATGTTGTACAGCAACAGTTTTCACCGGCAGACGGCAGCGATCACCACGAGCGCCGCCACGGCGATCCCCGGCTCGGTAACCCCGGACGGTCTCGGATCGCCCCGGGTGCGGGACAGTGGAACCGGCGGCGCGCCGCACCGGTGCACCGCGGAACCGAGACGAGGGAGGCAGCAGTGCACATCGCCGTACTGGGTATGGGACAGATGGGCCGGGCACTGGCCCGGCGCCTGCTCCGCGGCGGGCATCGGGTCACGGTGTGGAACCGGACGAAGGGCCGAGTGGGACAACTCGAATCCGCGGGAGCGGTGGAGGCCGCGACCGTCGCCGAGGCGGTGTCCGGTGCGGACGCGGTGATCACGATGCTGGCCGATGACGTCGCGGTCACCTCGGTGGCCTTCGGTGAGCTGCAGTCCGCGCTCGCCGCCGATACGCCCTACCTCGACTGCTCGACGGTCTCCCCCGCACTCGGCGCCGCGCTCGCCGACGCCTTCGGCGCCCGGTTCCTGTCGGTTCCGATCGTCGGCGCACCGGCCGCGGTCGAGGCGGGCAAGGCGGTCCTGCTCGCCGGTGGCGAGGCCGCGCTGATCGATCGGCTCGCACCCCTGCTCGGCGACCTGTCCGACCGGATCCGGCGCTACGACTCCGCCGCCCACGCCCTCACCGCCAAGGTGACCACGAATTTCCTGCTGCTGTCGGGTGTCGCCGCACTCGCCGAGGCGTTCGCCGTCGGACGGTCCGGCGGCCTCGGCGACGAACAGCTGCGGGAGTTGCTCGCGGAGGCCCCGGTGGTCGCGCCCGCCCTGGCCAACCGCTTCGACGCCGTGCTCACGGCCTCACCGCAGGGGTGGTGGACGACCGTCCTCGGCGCCAAGGACGCCGGGCTGGCCCTGGACATCGCCGCCGCGGCCGAGGTCGAACTGCCGGTGGCCGAGACCGTTCGAGGCCGGTACGAGCGTGCCGCCCACCGGAATCCGGACGCGGACATCTCCGCGGTGGCCGCGCTGTACCGCGGCCGGACGGGCCCGTCCTCCTGA
- a CDS encoding SulP family inorganic anion transporter, which yields MSTDTDQARRTSPRGLSVLLRHDLPASVVVFLVALPLSIGVAVAMGAPVAAGLIAAVVGGLVAGLCGGSVLQVSGPTASLTVVVAEAIHQFGWATTCFITVLAGGMQVLFGLSRIARAALAIAPVVVHAMLAGIGVVIALQQLHVLLGGQTLSSSWQSIVQLPHQLTVSHGGDALVGVVVIAIMLGWRHLPGRIRAVPAPLAAVVVATALAMIVPTSVERIALHGSLFDAMALPQLPHGNWGAVVLAAMTIALIASVETLLSAVAVDRLRPEYRTDLDRELLGQGVANMTSGLLGGLPVAAVIVRSITNAKAGARTKASTMLSGVWVLVFSVALVEVVRQIPKAALAGLLIVIGMGLVKLAHIRLARRAGDLIVYAATVLVVVFVNLLLGMLIGLVLSFALLMWRVVRVVIVAAPVGDTGRWLVTVDGSATFLALPRLAAQLAEVPAGAPVTVEMTVDFIDHAASDALHEWARQHESRGGSVQFVELGAVRIADLTAGPPARGHARRVLDDMLGPWRRTAHTDRIAAGIEAYHRGHAHMVRPHLDELRHAQDPESLFLTCADSRIVPNVITNSGPGDLFTVRNIGNLIPADGRDTSVEAALIYALNKLDIRSIVVCGHSGCGAMDALYHGLHTDSGLDDWLAHGRPALERFRSGHPVATAAAAAGYGEIDQLGMVNVAVQLEVLARHPVVREGMAERGLVLSGLFFDIATARVLRITSDGIGEFDGVERPIAVPV from the coding sequence ATGTCCACCGACACCGACCAGGCCCGACGGACGTCGCCCCGGGGGCTCTCGGTTCTGTTACGACACGATCTACCCGCCTCCGTGGTGGTTTTCCTGGTCGCATTACCCCTGTCCATCGGGGTGGCCGTCGCCATGGGGGCGCCGGTCGCCGCCGGGCTGATCGCGGCCGTGGTCGGTGGACTGGTCGCCGGATTGTGCGGCGGTTCGGTCCTGCAGGTCAGTGGCCCCACGGCCAGCCTGACCGTGGTGGTCGCCGAGGCGATCCATCAATTCGGCTGGGCGACAACCTGTTTCATCACCGTCCTGGCCGGTGGCATGCAGGTGCTGTTCGGGCTGAGCCGGATCGCCCGGGCCGCGCTGGCCATCGCGCCGGTGGTCGTCCATGCCATGCTGGCCGGAATCGGCGTCGTCATCGCATTGCAGCAACTGCACGTCCTGCTGGGCGGGCAGACGCTCAGTTCGTCGTGGCAGAGCATCGTGCAACTGCCGCATCAGCTCACCGTGAGTCACGGCGGTGACGCGCTGGTGGGCGTGGTGGTGATCGCGATCATGCTGGGCTGGCGGCATCTGCCCGGACGGATCCGGGCCGTGCCCGCACCGCTGGCCGCGGTCGTGGTCGCGACGGCACTGGCGATGATCGTGCCGACCAGCGTCGAGCGGATCGCATTGCACGGCTCGCTGTTCGACGCGATGGCGCTTCCGCAACTGCCGCACGGTAATTGGGGTGCGGTCGTGCTGGCGGCGATGACGATCGCGCTCATCGCCAGCGTCGAGACGCTGCTGTCCGCGGTCGCGGTGGACCGCCTGCGGCCGGAGTACCGCACTGATCTCGATCGCGAACTGCTCGGCCAGGGCGTGGCCAATATGACCTCCGGCCTGCTCGGCGGGCTGCCGGTCGCGGCGGTCATCGTCCGCAGCATCACCAATGCAAAGGCCGGCGCCCGCACCAAGGCCAGCACGATGCTCAGCGGTGTGTGGGTGCTGGTGTTCTCGGTGGCGCTGGTGGAGGTGGTGCGGCAGATCCCGAAGGCCGCGCTGGCCGGACTGCTCATCGTCATCGGCATGGGGCTGGTGAAGCTCGCGCACATCCGGCTCGCGCGTCGTGCGGGGGATCTGATCGTCTATGCCGCAACGGTTCTCGTGGTCGTCTTCGTCAATCTGCTGCTGGGCATGCTGATCGGGCTCGTGCTCTCGTTCGCCCTGCTGATGTGGCGGGTCGTGCGGGTGGTGATCGTGGCGGCGCCGGTCGGTGACACCGGGCGCTGGCTGGTCACCGTGGACGGATCGGCCACCTTCCTCGCGCTGCCGCGGCTCGCCGCCCAGCTGGCCGAGGTGCCCGCCGGAGCGCCGGTGACGGTGGAGATGACCGTCGACTTCATCGACCACGCGGCCTCCGACGCCCTGCACGAATGGGCGCGGCAGCACGAAAGCCGGGGTGGCAGTGTGCAATTCGTCGAGCTCGGCGCCGTGCGCATCGCCGATCTCACCGCCGGGCCGCCCGCGCGCGGACATGCCCGCCGGGTGCTCGACGATATGCTCGGGCCCTGGCGCCGCACCGCCCACACCGATCGGATCGCCGCCGGAATCGAGGCCTACCACCGCGGGCACGCCCACATGGTGCGGCCGCATCTGGACGAACTGCGGCACGCCCAGGACCCGGAATCGCTGTTTCTCACCTGCGCGGACTCCCGGATCGTGCCCAATGTGATCACCAACAGCGGTCCCGGCGATCTGTTCACGGTCCGCAACATCGGCAATCTGATCCCCGCCGACGGGCGCGACACCTCGGTGGAGGCCGCCCTGATCTACGCGCTGAACAAGCTCGACATCCGTTCGATCGTCGTCTGCGGTCACTCCGGATGCGGCGCCATGGACGCGCTGTATCACGGGCTGCACACCGATTCGGGCCTCGACGACTGGCTCGCACACGGACGGCCCGCACTGGAACGTTTCCGGTCCGGACACCCGGTGGCCACCGCCGCCGCGGCGGCCGGTTACGGCGAGATCGACCAGCTCGGCATGGTGAACGTCGCGGTACAGCTCGAGGTCCTGGCGCGCCACCCGGTGGTGCGGGAGGGGATGGCGGAGCGGGGCCTGGTGCTGTCGGGTCTGTTCTTCGATATCGCCACCGCGCGGGTGCTGCGCATCACGTCCGACGGGATCGGGGAATTCGACGGGGTGGAGCGGCCGATCGCGGTACCGGTGTGA
- a CDS encoding amidase, producing the protein MTLATTPPALSGLTGAVAALRTGDTTATRLLADATAAADAHDAALGVYLRRFDERAAARAAYVDDRLAAGDPVGPLAGIPVGVKDILAHSAGPTTAQSLVLDPAWGAAEGDCAVVRRLEQAGAIVTGKVTTMEFAIGAPDPDKPFPVPRNPWNTAHWAGGSSSGSGSGVAAGMFLGAIGTDTAGSIRIPAAFNGITGLKPTFGRVPKSGVVPLGYTLDHPGPMARSAADCALLLSVLAGHDPADPYSARTPADDYPGALTGDLSGLTIGVDTLDRFADGGVDPAQPQRFSEAVAELEAAGARIVPVEVPMYRELTAVDVVVMLAEAHAYHRHTLRDRWDDYGRATRIILAGGDAVSGPDYVQAQRVRRIGRGRMAELLAKVDLVVTPTGHLGAPALADLDQLRPMAMLASLHTPYWNPLGNPTLALPIGTGRDGLPLSMSISGSQFDEATVLRTGDAYQRRTSHHTEIPVTVR; encoded by the coding sequence ATGACACTCGCCACCACTCCGCCCGCACTGTCCGGTCTCACCGGTGCCGTCGCGGCCTTGCGCACCGGTGACACCACCGCGACCCGCCTGCTCGCCGACGCCACCGCCGCGGCCGATGCCCACGACGCCGCGCTCGGGGTCTACCTCCGCCGCTTCGACGAGCGCGCCGCCGCCCGGGCGGCATATGTCGACGACCGCCTCGCCGCCGGTGATCCCGTCGGCCCGCTGGCCGGAATCCCGGTGGGGGTCAAGGACATTCTCGCCCATTCCGCGGGACCGACCACCGCGCAGAGCCTGGTCCTGGATCCGGCGTGGGGCGCCGCCGAAGGCGACTGCGCCGTGGTGCGCCGCCTCGAGCAGGCCGGTGCAATCGTCACCGGCAAGGTCACCACGATGGAGTTCGCCATCGGGGCACCGGATCCGGACAAGCCGTTTCCGGTGCCCCGTAATCCGTGGAACACCGCCCACTGGGCGGGCGGATCCAGTTCCGGATCGGGCAGCGGTGTCGCGGCGGGGATGTTCCTCGGCGCGATCGGCACCGACACCGCGGGCAGTATCCGGATTCCGGCGGCCTTCAACGGGATCACCGGTCTCAAGCCGACGTTCGGGCGGGTGCCGAAATCCGGTGTGGTGCCCCTCGGATACACCCTCGACCATCCCGGGCCGATGGCTCGTTCGGCCGCCGACTGTGCCCTGCTGCTGTCGGTGCTCGCAGGCCACGATCCCGCCGATCCCTACAGCGCCCGCACCCCCGCCGACGACTACCCGGGCGCCCTCACCGGCGACTTGTCCGGGCTCACCATCGGCGTGGACACCCTCGACCGGTTCGCCGACGGCGGTGTGGATCCCGCGCAGCCGCAACGGTTCTCGGAGGCGGTGGCCGAACTGGAGGCCGCGGGGGCGCGGATCGTGCCGGTCGAGGTGCCGATGTACCGGGAGTTGACCGCCGTCGACGTGGTGGTCATGCTCGCCGAGGCACATGCCTATCATCGGCACACCCTGCGCGACCGGTGGGACGACTACGGGCGCGCCACCCGCATCATCCTCGCCGGTGGTGACGCCGTGAGCGGTCCGGATTACGTTCAGGCGCAACGAGTTCGGCGCATCGGACGGGGGCGGATGGCCGAACTGCTGGCCAAGGTGGATCTGGTGGTCACCCCGACCGGACATCTGGGCGCCCCCGCCCTGGCGGACCTGGATCAGCTGCGGCCGATGGCGATGCTCGCGAGCCTGCACACGCCGTACTGGAATCCACTCGGCAATCCCACGCTGGCCCTTCCGATCGGCACCGGCCGCGACGGGCTGCCGCTGTCGATGTCGATCTCCGGCAGCCAATTCGACGAAGCCACCGTGTTACGCACGGGTGACGCGTATCAGCGCCGTACCTCCCATCACACCGAAATCCCCGTCACCGTCCGCTGA
- a CDS encoding GntR family transcriptional regulator, with product MQYRAEQLHPDQADRDRPVFRDQVRQLLPAAALLPARRLRDLLRAALRAGTFDSGRLPGEAELMADHHVPRDVVRAALGLLREDGLIERRRGVGTVPIRDHYVVPGALPPPGRTLEEHLELGRIAPRLLHWAWIPAPRVIATHLDGVQPDEDCLCIEYVLLLDDRPVAVFTNYLRAPEASRVDQAAFGDDFYTLLRGGHVELDGCDVGVQAARADDTTAALLHILPGEPVLLVEQTIRTRGGEAVDYALGSCRAEIQLELGTIPRLDMTATLPHRR from the coding sequence ATGCAGTACCGCGCCGAACAGCTCCATCCCGATCAGGCGGATCGCGATCGCCCGGTCTTCCGCGATCAGGTGCGCCAGCTCCTGCCCGCCGCCGCCCTCCTTCCGGCCCGCCGTCTGCGCGATCTGCTGCGGGCCGCCCTACGCGCGGGCACGTTCGACTCCGGGCGCCTGCCGGGTGAGGCCGAACTCATGGCCGACCATCATGTGCCACGCGATGTCGTGCGCGCGGCGCTGGGCCTGTTGCGCGAGGACGGCCTGATCGAACGCCGACGCGGGGTGGGCACCGTCCCCATCCGCGACCACTATGTCGTCCCCGGCGCTCTGCCGCCGCCCGGACGCACCCTCGAGGAACATCTGGAACTGGGCCGCATCGCACCGCGGCTGCTGCACTGGGCGTGGATTCCGGCACCGCGGGTGATCGCCACCCATCTGGACGGTGTGCAGCCGGACGAGGACTGCCTGTGCATCGAATACGTTCTGTTGCTCGATGATCGGCCGGTGGCGGTGTTCACGAACTATCTGCGCGCACCCGAAGCGAGCCGCGTCGACCAGGCCGCCTTCGGTGACGATTTCTACACCCTGCTGCGCGGTGGCCACGTCGAACTCGACGGCTGCGATGTGGGGGTGCAGGCCGCCCGCGCCGACGACACCACCGCCGCCCTGCTGCACATCCTGCCCGGTGAGCCGGTACTGCTGGTGGAGCAGACCATCCGGACCCGCGGTGGCGAGGCCGTCGACTACGCCCTCGGATCCTGCCGTGCCGAGATCCAGCTGGAACTCGGCACCATTCCACGCCTCGATATGACCGCGACTCTGCCCCACCGACGATGA
- a CDS encoding (2Fe-2S)-binding protein, whose translation MKMAAQPVVPGAPARVAGTKLLEPAWLAERVADMGISWGTGVSRVSGTLWWCMAASALVDPIIEAYATGTPVPDATLEGLRCEMRPDGGIERIAAPACGPDTAAGTALGDTLRRIVPVLAEATGAGQAALWAIVADAIGNRAIDAGDPDAGARLAAEVGERLPAPRFIEVEARTFVRRISCCLVYEVPGCAMCTSCPKRPAAERARLLAELAHRG comes from the coding sequence ATGAAAATGGCTGCGCAGCCGGTGGTGCCCGGTGCGCCCGCCCGGGTGGCCGGGACGAAACTCCTCGAGCCCGCCTGGCTCGCCGAGCGGGTCGCCGATATGGGAATCTCCTGGGGCACAGGCGTTTCCCGCGTCTCCGGCACGCTGTGGTGGTGTATGGCGGCCTCGGCGCTGGTCGATCCGATCATCGAGGCGTACGCCACCGGCACCCCGGTTCCCGATGCGACGCTGGAAGGGCTGCGCTGCGAGATGCGGCCCGACGGCGGGATCGAGCGCATCGCCGCACCGGCCTGCGGACCGGACACCGCCGCGGGGACGGCACTGGGTGACACGCTGCGCCGGATCGTCCCGGTCCTGGCCGAGGCGACCGGCGCCGGACAGGCCGCGCTGTGGGCGATCGTCGCCGACGCGATCGGCAACCGGGCCATCGACGCGGGCGATCCGGACGCGGGTGCGCGGCTGGCCGCCGAGGTCGGCGAGCGGCTTCCGGCGCCCCGATTCATCGAGGTGGAGGCCCGGACGTTCGTCCGGCGCATCTCGTGCTGCCTGGTCTACGAGGTCCCCGGATGCGCGATGTGCACGAGCTGCCCGAAACGTCCGGCCGCCGAGCGTGCGCGGCTGCTGGCCGAGCTCGCGCACCGCGGCTGA
- a CDS encoding SulP family inorganic anion transporter: MSTDTVSTPRPSAPPGNPWSDRMRSIVRHDLPSSIVVFLVALPLSLGIAVATGAPVAAGLIAAVVGGIVAGALGGSILQVSGPAAGLTVVMAETIHQFGWKTTCFITVCAGVLQILFGLSRIARAALAIAPVVVHAMLAGIGITIALQQVHVLLGGSSESTAWENLSGLPDQLLHLSGVDVAIGGLVIAIMVGWKYLPAKIRTVPGPLVAVVVATALSLVVPGDPARITMSGSLFDAIGLPAMPSGDWAALAMAVLTVALIASVESLLSAVAVDKMHTGARTNFDREMIGQGAANMTSGLLGGLPVTGVIVRSSTNVMAGARSRASAILHGVWVLLFSVALVSVVEQIPKSALAGLLIVIGVQLVKLAHIKLAHRTGELVIYAVTVVSVVFLNLLEGVLIGLAVAFALLLWRVVRVTVEADEVAGTGRWLVSIDGTCTFLALPKLSARLAKVPAGADVLVELTVDYLDHSAYDAIHSWAQQHESTGGAVEFVEIGTPHMARAADNPPRRGRARGLLDDVLSPWRSESGNPVATGVAEYHRSHAHVMRPHLDELRDGQDPDSFFLTCADSRIVPNVITNSGPGDLFTIRNIGNLVPRRGTDVSVDAALAFALGSLSVRNVVVCGHSGCGAMNALLSDGSAGPDIDDWLSHADEAVQRFRAGHPVAEAAAAAGYGPADQLSMVNIAVQVETLRDHPVVSRAVAERGVAVSGLFFDIGTARVLEVTTSGIAEITDAERPGIATRSATHA, encoded by the coding sequence ATGTCCACCGACACCGTCTCGACGCCAAGACCGTCCGCCCCACCGGGTAACCCCTGGTCGGACCGGATGAGATCCATCGTCAGACACGATCTGCCGTCGTCCATCGTCGTATTTCTCGTCGCGTTACCACTGTCGCTGGGCATCGCGGTCGCCACCGGCGCACCGGTCGCTGCCGGACTCATCGCCGCCGTCGTGGGCGGCATCGTCGCGGGGGCTCTGGGGGGTTCCATACTTCAGGTCAGCGGCCCGGCCGCCGGACTGACCGTGGTCATGGCCGAAACCATTCACCAATTCGGCTGGAAGACAACCTGTTTCATCACAGTCTGCGCGGGTGTGCTGCAGATCCTGTTCGGCCTGAGCCGGATCGCGCGCGCCGCGCTGGCGATCGCGCCGGTCGTGGTGCACGCCATGCTCGCCGGAATCGGTATCACCATCGCTCTGCAGCAGGTTCACGTCCTGCTCGGCGGATCCTCGGAGAGCACGGCGTGGGAGAACCTCTCCGGACTCCCCGATCAGCTGTTGCACCTCAGTGGCGTCGATGTGGCCATCGGCGGGCTGGTCATCGCGATCATGGTGGGCTGGAAGTATCTACCGGCCAAGATCCGGACGGTGCCGGGCCCGCTGGTCGCGGTGGTCGTCGCGACGGCGTTGTCGCTGGTCGTGCCGGGTGATCCGGCCCGCATCACGATGAGTGGTTCGCTGTTCGACGCCATCGGACTGCCCGCGATGCCGAGCGGTGACTGGGCCGCGCTGGCCATGGCGGTGCTGACCGTGGCCCTGATCGCGAGTGTCGAGAGCCTGCTGTCGGCGGTCGCGGTGGACAAGATGCACACCGGCGCGCGCACCAACTTCGATCGCGAGATGATCGGTCAGGGTGCGGCCAACATGACCTCGGGTCTGCTCGGCGGTCTGCCGGTGACCGGTGTGATCGTGCGCAGCTCGACCAATGTGATGGCCGGTGCGCGCAGCCGGGCCTCGGCGATCCTGCACGGTGTGTGGGTCCTGCTGTTCTCGGTGGCGCTGGTGAGCGTGGTCGAGCAGATTCCCAAGTCGGCGCTGGCCGGGCTGCTCATCGTGATCGGTGTCCAGCTGGTGAAGCTGGCCCACATCAAGCTGGCGCACCGCACCGGTGAGCTGGTGATCTACGCGGTGACCGTGGTCTCGGTCGTCTTCCTGAACCTGCTCGAAGGTGTGCTCATCGGCCTCGCGGTGGCCTTCGCGCTGCTGCTGTGGCGGGTGGTGCGGGTGACGGTGGAGGCCGATGAGGTCGCCGGGACCGGCCGGTGGTTGGTGAGTATCGACGGTACCTGCACATTCCTGGCCCTGCCGAAGCTGTCGGCGCGGCTGGCGAAGGTTCCCGCCGGTGCGGACGTGCTGGTCGAGCTCACGGTCGACTACCTCGACCACTCCGCCTACGACGCCATCCACTCCTGGGCACAGCAGCACGAATCCACCGGCGGCGCCGTGGAATTCGTCGAGATCGGCACCCCGCACATGGCTCGCGCGGCGGACAATCCGCCGCGTCGCGGGCGGGCGCGCGGACTGCTCGACGATGTGCTGTCGCCGTGGCGGTCCGAGAGCGGCAATCCGGTCGCGACGGGTGTGGCCGAGTACCACCGCAGCCACGCGCACGTGATGCGGCCGCATCTGGACGAACTGCGCGACGGACAGGACCCGGATTCGTTCTTCCTGACCTGCGCCGATTCGCGGATCGTGCCGAATGTGATCACCAACAGCGGCCCCGGTGACCTGTTCACCATCCGCAATATCGGCAATCTGGTGCCCCGCCGGGGCACGGATGTGTCGGTGGACGCGGCGCTGGCCTTCGCGCTGGGCTCGTTGTCGGTGCGCAATGTGGTCGTGTGCGGGCACTCCGGATGCGGTGCGATGAACGCGCTGCTGTCGGACGGTTCCGCCGGTCCCGACATCGACGACTGGCTCTCGCACGCCGACGAGGCCGTGCAGCGGTTCCGGGCCGGGCATCCGGTCGCCGAGGCGGCGGCCGCCGCCGGTTACGGGCCCGCCGACCAGCTGAGCATGGTCAATATCGCGGTGCAGGTCGAGACGCTGCGCGATCACCCGGTGGTGTCGCGTGCCGTCGCCGAACGCGGTGTTGCGGTTTCGGGCCTGTTCTTCGATATCGGTACCGCCCGGGTGCTCGAGGTGACCACGAGCGGCATCGCCGAGATCACCGACGCCGAGCGGCCCGGAATAGCCACCCGGAGCGCGACCCACGCGTGA
- the thrS gene encoding threonine--tRNA ligase, giving the protein MTTSARNNPAAHVRVPAGTTAGAAVREAGLPTKGPETVVVVRDAEGNLKDLSWTPETDAEVEAVGADTEDGRSVIRHSAAHVLAQAVQQEFPEAKLGIGPPIKDGFYYDFQVDRPFTPEDLTKLESRMKKIVKGAQRFSRRVVEVEDARVELAKEPFKLELISDKSGIDDPEIMEVGGKELTIYDNLDPRSGEKVWGDLCRGPHIPTTKFIPAFKLTRSSAAYWRGDQSREDLQRIYGTAWESSEAQDEYLTRLAEAEKRDHRKLGAELDLFSFPDELGSGLPVFHPKGGIIRKEMEDYSRQRHVAAGYEFVNTPHVTKGHLFEVSKHLEWYADGMFPPMHLDAEYNEDGTVRKPGQDYYVKPMNCPMHNLIFRSRGRSYRELPLRLFEFGSVYRYEKSGVVHGLTRARGFTQDDAHIYAAQDQVVEELTTTLEFVLDLLKDYGLDDFYLELSTKDPEKFVGSDDVWEEATETLRRVATDSGLDLVPDPGGAAFYGPKISVQVKDALGRTWQMSTIQLDFFLPELFELEYTASDGTKKRPVMIHRALFGSIERFFGVLTEHYAGAFPAWLAPVQVVGIPVADAFAEHLDGVIAQLRAQGVRAEVDRSDDRMQKKIFNHTAQKVPFMLLAGERDVTAGAVSFRFRDGTQVNGVPVADAVATVTDWISRRDNASPTAEGFDVRSGGA; this is encoded by the coding sequence GTGACCACCTCAGCCCGCAATAACCCTGCCGCCCACGTCCGGGTGCCGGCCGGGACGACGGCGGGTGCCGCGGTGCGCGAAGCGGGCCTGCCCACCAAGGGCCCGGAGACCGTCGTCGTGGTGCGCGACGCCGAGGGCAACCTCAAGGACCTCTCGTGGACCCCCGAGACCGACGCCGAGGTCGAGGCCGTCGGCGCCGACACCGAGGACGGCCGCAGCGTCATCCGCCACTCCGCCGCCCATGTGCTGGCCCAGGCGGTGCAGCAGGAGTTCCCCGAGGCCAAACTGGGCATCGGCCCGCCGATCAAGGACGGCTTCTACTACGACTTCCAGGTCGACCGGCCCTTCACCCCCGAGGATCTGACCAAGCTCGAATCCCGGATGAAGAAGATCGTCAAAGGCGCGCAACGATTCTCGCGCCGGGTGGTCGAGGTCGAGGACGCGCGGGTGGAGCTGGCCAAGGAGCCGTTCAAACTCGAGCTGATCTCCGACAAGTCCGGTATCGACGACCCGGAGATCATGGAGGTCGGCGGTAAGGAACTGACCATCTACGACAATCTCGACCCGCGCTCGGGCGAGAAGGTCTGGGGCGATCTGTGCCGTGGCCCGCACATCCCGACCACCAAGTTCATTCCCGCGTTCAAGCTCACCCGTTCGTCGGCCGCGTACTGGCGCGGCGATCAGTCGCGCGAGGATCTGCAGCGCATCTACGGCACCGCCTGGGAATCGAGCGAGGCGCAGGACGAATACCTGACCCGCCTCGCCGAGGCCGAGAAGCGTGATCACCGCAAGCTCGGCGCCGAACTGGACCTGTTCTCCTTCCCGGACGAACTGGGCTCGGGCCTGCCGGTGTTCCATCCCAAGGGCGGCATCATCCGCAAGGAGATGGAGGACTACTCGCGCCAGCGCCACGTCGCCGCGGGCTACGAATTCGTCAACACCCCGCATGTCACCAAGGGGCATCTGTTCGAGGTCTCCAAGCACCTCGAGTGGTACGCCGACGGCATGTTCCCGCCCATGCACCTGGACGCGGAGTACAACGAGGACGGCACCGTCCGCAAGCCCGGCCAGGACTACTACGTCAAGCCGATGAACTGCCCGATGCACAATCTGATCTTCCGGTCGCGCGGCCGGTCGTATCGGGAACTGCCGCTGCGGCTGTTCGAATTCGGCTCGGTCTACCGGTACGAGAAGTCCGGCGTCGTGCACGGCCTGACCCGCGCACGCGGGTTCACCCAGGACGACGCGCACATCTACGCCGCGCAGGACCAGGTGGTCGAGGAGCTCACCACCACCCTCGAATTCGTGCTGGACCTGCTGAAGGACTACGGCCTCGACGACTTCTACCTGGAGTTGTCGACCAAGGATCCGGAGAAGTTCGTCGGCTCCGACGACGTGTGGGAGGAGGCCACCGAGACCCTGCGCCGGGTGGCCACCGATTCCGGTCTGGACCTGGTTCCGGATCCGGGCGGCGCGGCGTTCTACGGCCCGAAGATCTCGGTGCAGGTCAAGGACGCCCTGGGGCGCACCTGGCAGATGTCGACCATTCAGCTCGACTTCTTCCTGCCCGAACTGTTCGAACTGGAGTACACCGCCTCCGACGGCACCAAGAAGCGCCCGGTGATGATCCACCGCGCCCTGTTCGGCTCGATCGAGCGCTTCTTCGGCGTCCTCACCGAGCACTACGCGGGGGCCTTCCCGGCCTGGCTGGCGCCGGTGCAGGTGGTGGGCATCCCGGTCGCCGACGCCTTCGCCGAACATCTGGACGGCGTGATCGCGCAGCTGCGTGCGCAGGGTGTGCGCGCCGAGGTCGACCGCAGCGACGACCGGATGCAGAAGAAGATCTTCAACCACACCGCGCAGAAGGTGCCGTTCATGCTGCTCGCCGGTGAGCGCGATGTGACCGCGGGCGCGGTGAGTTTCCGGTTCCGCGACGGCACCCAGGTCAACGGGGTGCCGGTGGCCGATGCCGTGGCCACCGTGACCGACTGGATCTCCCGGCGTGACAACGCCTCGCCGACCGCCGAAGGATTCGACGTGCGCAGTGGTGGGGCATGA